A single region of the Amphiura filiformis chromosome 7, Afil_fr2py, whole genome shotgun sequence genome encodes:
- the LOC140158020 gene encoding uncharacterized protein — protein MASSSNDNLMQELHQRERHEVTTDQAAGNGSSPTAVMPASIHGENVSVVEQQTNVSGDQKILTGDNYQAQTMNVFVGDKGNNSSPVLSLETIRRQLLEEYRETRGKLPLLPGMPEEFAKMEDIFVDLEIIEEDKKPSGVICKKLNSYGDLLCIERNSTKNQRKELVKRILVRGKPGIGKSTTISKLAYDWAGNIQDSPMSKFDLVFVITVNEIDTDTDLIGIIQEQLLPNVSRQSLEKLFQSHASSVAIFFDGYDEATSHFDRCKDIKNVLCSKWLAGACVMVTTRPNLVGKFCQIYGSYLQVEIIGFSEKAREKYVKKFMRFRKNYNKVEDGDDEDDGNADDDDDEDVVDGNENVMTKSLANDVMELPSDIAQSGSELHNNAGGSGGGGSSGGGSSIGGGGCGGTAAAASDSIIYIQRTKTFVRRLFQKVTKRHSIEALPAGDDECDETNEVRELPISVTALYKDVLMHLAKHRYAKTATGDDLDESNIHDWMDSVLCHIGEIAIIGLFEDRLVFRANEFEKEYLEDACTLGVVIKERKRSGSKVTYSVTFLHKTFQEMCAASYLAKLVVDKDRETLMMYLGRIKNKNIFEMEYFLRFACGWSVQTAEVVLPHVVQVMCKHDKMRYRRDRIRCIDDNECQKLPIFLLYEAERILR, from the exons ATGGCAAGCAGCTCAAATGACAACCTGATGCAGGAATTACATCAACGAGAGAGGCATGAAG TGACCACAGATCAAGCGGCAGGAAACGGATCCTCTCCAACGGCAGTTATGCCAGCATCTATTCACGGAGAAAACGTTAGCGTTGTAGAACAACAGACGAATGTCTCAGGAGACCAGAAGATTCTAACAGGAGACAATTACCAAGCACAGACTATGAATGTGTTTGTCGGGGACAAAGGAAATAATTCAA GTCCTGTTCTCAGCTTAGAAACGATAAGAAGGCAATTATTGGAAGAATACCGTGAAACTAGAGGTAAGCTACCGCTGCTACCTGGTATGCCAGAAGAGTTTGCCAAGATGGAAGACATCTTTGTGGACCTGGAAATCATCGAAGAAGATAAGAAACCTTCTGGAGTCATATGTAAAAAACTTAACTCGTACGGTGATCTTCTATGCATTGAAAGAAATAGTACAAAAAATCAAAGAAAAGAATTAGTAAAACGCATCCTTGTAAGGGGAAAGCCAGGAATTGGAAAATCAACCACAATATCCAAACTAGCATACGATTGGGCCGGTAACATACAAGACTCACCTATGTCAAAGTTTGACTTAGTGTTTGTTATCACAGTAAATGAAATTGATACCGACACAGATCTAATTGGTATCATTCAAGAGCAGTTATTACCAAATGTTTCTAGGCAGAGTCTTGAGAAACTTTTCCAATCCCATGCTAGTTCCGTGGCCATTTTCTTTGATGGATACGACGAGGCTACCAGTCATTTTGATCGGTGTAAAGATATTAAAAATGTGTTGTGTAGCAAATGGTTGGCTGGGGCTTGCGTAATGGTGACTACTCGGCCCAATCTTGTCGGCAAATTCTGTCAAATCTATGGTTCATATCTACAAGTTGAAATAATCGGTTTCTCTGAGAAAGCTAGAGAAAAGTATGTAAAAAAGTTCATGCGATTTAGGAAAAATTATAATAAAGTTGAAGATGGAGACGACGAAGATGACGGAAATgctgacgatgacgatgacgaagaTGTTGTAGATGGTAACGAAAATGTTATGACGAAAAGTTTGGCTAATGACGTCATGGAGCTACCATCTGACATAGCACAATCGGGTTCGGAGCTCCATAATAATgctggtggtagtggtggtggtggtagtagtggtggtggtagtagtattggtggtggtggttgtggtggtactgctgctgctgcttctGACTCTATTATATACATACAACGTACAAAAACATTTGTAAGGCGCCTTTTTCAAAAAGTTACAAAGCGCCATTCCATTGAAGCACTCCCAGCTGGTGACGACGAATGCGACGAAACTAATGAAG TTAGAGAACTACCTATCAGTGTAACAGCACTCTACAAAGATGTCCTCATGCACCTAGCAAAACATAGATATGCGAAAACTGCTACCGGAGATGACCTTGATGAGTCAAATATTCATGATTGGATGGATAGTGTCCTCTGCCATATAGGCGAAATAGCTATAATAGGACTATTTGAGGATAGATTAGTATTTAGAGCGAATGAATTTGAGAAAGAATATCTTGAAGATGCTTGTACACTGGGCGTAGTAATCAAAGAAAGGAAAAGGTCTGGATCTAAAGTTACTTATAGTGTTacatttttgcataaaacatttcaagaaatgtgCGCTGCTTCATACTTGGCAAAGTTGGTCGTTGATAAAGACAGGGAGACACTCATGATGTATTTGGGacggataaaaaataaaaatatatttgaaatggaatatTTCTTACGGTTTGCATGTGGATGGAGTGTACAGACTGCTGAAGTCGTCCTTCCACATGTTGTTCAAGTTATGTGCAAGCATGATAAGATGAGATATCGGCGCGATCGTATCCGCTGTATTGATGACAACGAATGTCAAAAACTGCCCATATTTCTGCTCTATGAGGCCGAAAGAATACTGAGATAG